Proteins co-encoded in one Pogoniulus pusillus isolate bPogPus1 chromosome 15, bPogPus1.pri, whole genome shotgun sequence genomic window:
- the RPL3 gene encoding large ribosomal subunit protein uL3: MSHRKFSAPRHGSLGFLPRKRSSRHRGKVKSFPKDDPSKPVHLTAFLGYKAGMTHIVREVDRPGSKVNKKEVVEAVTIIETPPMVIVGVVGYVQTPHGLRSFKTVFAEHISDECKRRFYKNWHKSKKKAFTKYCKKWQDEEGKKQLEKDFNSMKKYCQVIRVMAHTQMRLLPLRQKKSHLMEIQVNGGTVAEKVDWAREKLEQQVPVSSVFGQDEMIDVIGVTKGKGYKGVTSRWHTKKLPRKTHRGLRKVACIGAWHPARVAFSVARAGQKGYHHRTEINKKIYKIGQGYQIKDGKLIKNNASTDYDLSDKSINPLGGFVHYGEVTNDFIMLKGCVVGTKKRVLTLRKSLLVQTKRRALEKIDLKFIDTTSKFGHGRFQTAEEKKAFMGPLKKDRIAKEEAA; encoded by the exons TCTCACCGCAAGTTCTCTGCTCCAAGGCATGGCTCTCTGGGCTTCTTGCCCCGCAAgcgcagcagcaggcacaggggcaAGGTGAAGAGCTTTCCCAAGGATGACCCCAGCAAGCCTGTCCATCTTACGGCCTTCTTGGGGTACAAAGCTGGCATGACCCACATTGTCCGTGAAGTCGACAGGCCTGGATCCA AGGTGAACaagaaggaggtggtggaggcagtcACTATAATAGAGACTCCTCCCATGGTCATTGTGGGCGTCGTGGGATATGTGCAGACTCCTCATGGTCTCCGTAGCTTCAAGACTGTCTTTGCTGAGCACATCAGCGATGAGTGTAAGCGCCGCTTCTACAAGAACTG GCACAAGTCCAAGAAGAAGGCCTTCACCAAGTACTGCAAGAAATGGCAAGATGAAGAGGGCAAAAAGCAGTTGGAGAAAGATTTCAATAGCATGAAGAAGTACTGCCAGGTTATTAGAGTCATGGCTCACACTCAG ATGCGCTTGCTTCCCCTGAGACAGAAGAAGTCTCACCTGATGGAAATACAGGTGAATGGTGGCACTGTTGCTGAAAAAGTGGATTGGGCCCGGGAGAAGCTGGAACAGCAGGTGCCTGTGTCATCTGTCTTTGGTCAGGATGAGATGATAGATGTCATTGGAGTCACCAAGGGCAAGGGATATAAAG GTGTCACCAGCCGCTGGCACACCAAAAAGCTGCCCCGCAAGACTCACAGGGGCCTGCGCAAAGTGGCCTGTATTGGAGCCTGGCACCCTGCTCGTGTGGCTTTCTCTGTGGCCCGGGCTGGTCAGAAGGGCTATCACCATCGGACTGAAATCAACAAGAAG ATCTACAAGATTGGACAGGGTTACCAAATCAAGGATGGAAAGCTGATCAAAAATAATGCATCGACTGATTACGACTTGTCTGACAAGAGCATTAACCCTCTG ggaggctttGTCCACTATGGTGAGGTGACCAATGACTTCATTATGCTAAAAGGCTGTGTTGTTGGGACCAAGAAGAGGGTCCTAACCCTGCGCAAG TCTCTGCTTGTGCAGACCAAGCGTCGGGCCCTGGAGAAGATTGACTTGAAGTTCATTGACACAACCTCCAAATTTGGTCATGGCCGCTTCCAGACAGCTGAGGAGAAGAAGGCTTTCATG GGACCACTCAAGAAAGATCGTAttgcaaaagaggaggcagcTTAA